A segment of the Leptotrichia massiliensis genome:
TTTTTATAAAAAAATTGAATTTCTTTAAAATTTATTATTTTTTACATTTTTATCACTATTATTTTCTGTAATCCGTTTAATTCATTTTCGATTTCATCATTTGCTGATATTTTCATAGTAACTCTGTTTGAGTAATTTTTTTCTAATATTTCTATCCTAAATTTTTCACTATTTGTACTTAAAAAAGCCTCTATTTCTAAAGTATTTTCATAATCATAATCCAAAATAAAAATTGATTTTTCCACATATTCCACAATTTTTGCTTCATTAACGGCCAGTTTTGCAGTTTTTGCATAATTTCTTATAAGTCCGCCTGCTCCCAGCTTTATTCCTCCAAAATACCTTGTTGCAACTATTACTACATTGTACACATCTAAAATGTTAAGTATTTCCGCCATTGGTTTTCCTGCTGTATTGCTTGGCTCTCCATCATCATTGTACTTAAAATATTCCTGACCATTTTCCATTACTCTGTAAAGTGGTACATTGTGGGTTGCATTTGGGTGCATTTTTTTTATTGAATTAATAAACTTTTCAGCTTCAATTACTGTTGAAACTGGTTTAATATAGCCAATAAATTTTGATTTTTTTTCTTCAAATTCGATTATTGTTTCTTTTGCTACAGTTTTCAACTTTTCCTCCTTTCATAAATTTAAAATGATATTATTATGTTATCATAAAAACAAAACTCAGACAACTATTTTTCTAATTAAGTCTATCTGAGTTTCTATAATTTCTTATTGAGTTACTGGCTGTATCTGTACATATCCTTCCAACTGCTTAAATTTATTTGTACTTGTGAATTTCTTTTGTATTCTCTTGTAATCGGCATCTGTCAGATTTTTAGCTTCTGCTCCTCTATCAGAATACATGCTTTTCATAAATATTGCTACTTCAACCATGCTAAATACTTCCATATCAGCTTTTTATATGATTTTTATCTTGAGTCTTCCCATCCCTTTCTTTTTCCTTTTTTCTCTCATTTTTCAAAACTTCATCCAGCAGCTTAATTACTCTTGTGTTTTCAAATTCTTTTCGATATTTTGATACCACATTATCATCAGCAACGGATAGCATTTGTGCAACCGCAA
Coding sequences within it:
- a CDS encoding IMPACT family protein, with amino-acid sequence MKTVAKETIIEFEEKKSKFIGYIKPVSTVIEAEKFINSIKKMHPNATHNVPLYRVMENGQEYFKYNDDGEPSNTAGKPMAEILNILDVYNVVIVATRYFGGIKLGAGGLIRNYAKTAKLAVNEAKIVEYVEKSIFILDYDYENTLEIEAFLSTNSEKFRIEILEKNYSNRVTMKISANDEIENELNGLQKIIVIKM